The Armatimonadota bacterium genome includes a region encoding these proteins:
- a CDS encoding DUF4434 domain-containing protein, whose product MNRREALSAIGRCILGSIAGLLVGEHLMASPKLKCTPLILGPLWWMDPAESAKWGISGWRDELDHQRRIGFDLLWLTNAPSALDHQGNPLDELMNLCAKRKVKVILDTGSTGKWYMKSDLKDELEFCTKNVRQLGERFAGHPAFYAWYIPHEVYMCWGKFAELIESFYSKLTESCKRAANLPVTLSPFFILDREKVFGDFRYNEPDEYRQYWTKLIKQSGIDVIMLQDSGEHFFLCHK is encoded by the coding sequence TATCTTAGGTTCAATAGCAGGATTGTTGGTTGGCGAACATCTGATGGCATCGCCTAAGCTTAAGTGCACGCCATTGATTTTGGGTCCGCTTTGGTGGATGGATCCTGCCGAGTCTGCAAAATGGGGAATATCAGGCTGGCGGGATGAACTCGACCACCAACGTAGAATCGGCTTCGACCTTCTTTGGCTTACCAATGCACCTTCGGCGCTCGACCATCAGGGCAATCCTTTGGATGAACTCATGAACTTGTGTGCCAAACGGAAGGTAAAAGTCATTCTGGATACCGGTTCTACAGGGAAGTGGTATATGAAATCCGATTTAAAAGACGAACTAGAATTCTGCACAAAAAATGTTAGGCAACTTGGTGAGCGCTTTGCAGGTCATCCTGCATTTTATGCATGGTACATACCTCATGAGGTTTATATGTGTTGGGGCAAATTCGCTGAATTGATTGAAAGTTTCTACTCTAAGCTAACTGAAAGCTGCAAAAGGGCGGCGAATCTTCCTGTTACACTTTCGCCCTTTTTCATTCTAGACCGTGAAAAAGTTTTTGGCGATTTTAGGTATAACGAACCTGATGAGTACCGTCAATATTGGACTAAACTAATAAAGCAGAGTGGCATTGACGTAATAATGCTTCAAGACAGCGGTGAGCATTTTTTCTTATGTCACAAATGA